From Streptomyces sp. GSL17-111, one genomic window encodes:
- a CDS encoding SCO5918 family protein gives MRCIIARFPFNLTKSAVLETMKGVKPEPVTGESVIIGRRHYPLKQVGQVVTGQDRRDFSAGEVRRAMTLLGFTCRSAPEEAAEASSQPGLSPFQHASAMLGGPESAG, from the coding sequence ATGCGCTGCATCATCGCCCGCTTCCCGTTCAACCTGACCAAGAGCGCCGTGCTGGAGACGATGAAGGGCGTCAAGCCCGAGCCGGTGACCGGAGAGTCCGTCATCATCGGCCGCCGCCACTACCCCCTCAAGCAGGTGGGCCAGGTCGTCACCGGCCAGGACCGCAGGGACTTCAGCGCGGGCGAGGTCCGCCGGGCCATGACGCTTCTCGGTTTCACCTGCCGCTCCGCCCCCGAGGAGGCCGCCGAGGCCTCGTCGCAGCCCGGCCTCAGCCCGTTCCAGCACGCCTCGGCGATGCTGGGCGGCCCCGAGTCCGCCGGCTGA
- a CDS encoding deoxyribonuclease IV translates to MNDSPQQRHHDAAPGPSGRRVRNPVGAHVPVAGGLAAVGLPYARELGAEAVQVFVANPRGWATPTGNPREDERFREHCAAEGLPAYVHAPYLINFGSHTPATAERSVASLRHSLRRGRDIGALGVVVHTGSATGGRERSVALEQVRELVRPLLAELTHDDDPWLLLEPTAGQGASLCSLAEDLGPYLDALDRHPRVGVCLDTCHAFAAGHDLAAPGGTKALLDELVDVAGPGRLRLIHANDSQDVVGAHKDRHENIGAGHIGAEAFGELFGHPATDGVPLVIETPGGTAGHRADVARLKALRARRTP, encoded by the coding sequence GTGAACGATTCCCCCCAGCAGCGACACCACGACGCGGCGCCCGGACCCTCCGGGCGCCGCGTCCGCAATCCCGTCGGCGCCCACGTCCCCGTGGCCGGCGGACTGGCCGCCGTCGGGCTCCCCTACGCCCGGGAGCTCGGGGCCGAGGCCGTGCAGGTCTTCGTCGCCAACCCCCGGGGCTGGGCCACGCCCACGGGGAACCCGCGGGAGGACGAGCGGTTCCGGGAGCACTGCGCGGCCGAGGGCCTCCCGGCGTACGTGCACGCGCCGTACCTGATCAACTTCGGTTCCCACACCCCGGCCACGGCCGAGCGTTCCGTCGCCTCGCTGCGCCACTCCCTGCGGCGCGGCCGCGACATCGGGGCGCTCGGCGTCGTCGTGCACACCGGGTCGGCGACGGGCGGGCGGGAGCGGTCCGTCGCGCTGGAGCAGGTGCGTGAGCTGGTCCGCCCGCTGCTGGCGGAGCTGACCCACGACGACGACCCGTGGCTGCTGCTGGAGCCCACGGCCGGGCAGGGTGCCTCCCTGTGCTCGCTGGCCGAGGACCTGGGGCCGTACCTGGACGCCCTGGACCGGCATCCCCGGGTGGGGGTGTGCCTGGACACCTGCCACGCCTTCGCGGCCGGACACGACCTCGCGGCGCCGGGCGGAACGAAGGCGCTGCTGGACGAGCTCGTGGACGTCGCCGGTCCCGGCCGGCTGCGTCTGATCCACGCGAACGACTCCCAGGACGTCGTGGGCGCGCACAAGGACCGGCACGAGAACATCGGCGCCGGGCACATCGGCGCGGAGGCGTTCGGGGAGCTGTTCGGGCATCCGGCCACCGACGGCGTGCCGCTGGTCATCGAGACGCCCGGCGGGACGGCCGGGCACCGGGCGGACGTGGCCCGGCTCAAGGCCCTGCGGGCGCGCCGGACCCCCTGA
- a CDS encoding transglycosylase SLT domain-containing protein, with protein MPSIKPESRISTELRMIPEHLRNELPGYLQELKANIKAVPGQLRETPAHLREVPAHLRDVPAFARSLTRDQRHSAAVISGAAAAAVALTLVPTTSSAQENTTVAEAPASVVLGEGAGGQLKSLQEQQEAADTRAAEAAAKAAAEAEKAEKAERQAAAEAKAKKEREAQAAADRSKRAEKPAAAEQPKQYPNNLDGWISEAMDIMDEHDIPGSYDRIKWNIMRESSGDPNAINDWDINARNGVPSIGLLQVIKPTFDAYHVEGTERSQWDPVANIVAACNYAADRYGSIDNVWSAY; from the coding sequence ATGCCCAGCATCAAGCCGGAATCCAGGATTTCGACCGAGCTCCGCATGATCCCGGAGCACCTCCGCAATGAGCTTCCCGGTTACCTCCAGGAGCTCAAGGCAAACATCAAGGCCGTTCCCGGTCAGCTGCGCGAGACGCCCGCCCACCTGCGCGAGGTGCCCGCCCACCTCCGCGACGTCCCGGCGTTCGCCCGGAGCCTGACGCGCGACCAGCGGCACTCCGCGGCCGTCATATCCGGCGCCGCCGCCGCGGCCGTCGCCCTGACGCTGGTGCCGACGACCAGCTCCGCGCAGGAGAACACCACCGTGGCCGAGGCTCCGGCCTCCGTCGTCCTCGGCGAGGGCGCGGGCGGCCAGCTCAAGAGCCTGCAGGAGCAGCAGGAGGCCGCCGACACCCGCGCCGCCGAGGCGGCGGCGAAGGCGGCCGCCGAGGCCGAGAAGGCGGAGAAGGCCGAGCGGCAGGCCGCCGCCGAGGCCAAGGCGAAGAAGGAGCGCGAGGCGCAGGCCGCCGCCGACCGCAGCAAGCGCGCCGAGAAGCCGGCCGCCGCCGAGCAGCCGAAGCAGTACCCGAACAACCTCGACGGGTGGATCAGCGAGGCCATGGACATCATGGACGAGCACGACATCCCCGGCAGCTACGACCGCATCAAGTGGAACATCATGCGGGAGTCCAGCGGCGACCCGAACGCGATCAACGACTGGGACATCAACGCCCGCAACGGCGTGCCCTCCATCGGTCTGCTCCAGGTGATCAAGCCGACCTTCGACGCCTACCACGTCGAGGGCACCGAGCGCAGCCAGTGGGACCCGGTCGCCAACATCGTCGCGGCCTGCAACTACGCCGCCGACCGCTACGGCTCCATCGACAACGTGTGGAGCGCGTACTGA